One Flexistipes sp. DNA segment encodes these proteins:
- a CDS encoding flavodoxin family protein, with protein sequence MKIAALQGSARKNGNTAKVLAWVQSELESLGHSVDNIYLSSKNLNGCLACKKCKEKSSEIGCVQNDDVIPILEKMLDSDLVVYASPIYFWGFSAQIKNVIDRTYSLYANYHQPGHISLLEGKSTALLVTGAGPYENNAEGMIDAFRRMQKPHKSISAGELYIGRCTTPEALGKDIKQQSIDFAQKIAG encoded by the coding sequence ATGAAAATCGCAGCGTTACAGGGCAGTGCCAGAAAAAATGGAAACACAGCAAAAGTGCTGGCTTGGGTTCAGAGTGAACTGGAATCTTTGGGGCACAGTGTTGACAATATTTATTTGAGTTCAAAAAATCTGAATGGATGTCTTGCATGTAAAAAATGTAAGGAAAAGAGTAGTGAGATAGGCTGTGTTCAAAATGATGATGTAATTCCTATTTTAGAGAAAATGCTTGATTCCGACTTGGTGGTTTATGCATCCCCAATATATTTTTGGGGTTTTTCGGCGCAAATAAAAAATGTAATTGACAGAACTTACAGTTTGTATGCCAATTATCACCAGCCTGGTCATATCTCTTTGTTAGAAGGAAAAAGTACAGCTCTTTTGGTAACCGGAGCAGGGCCTTATGAAAACAATGCCGAAGGAATGATTGATGCGTTCAGGCGTATGCAAAAACCTCACAAATCTATCAGCGCAGGTGAATTGTATATCGGTCGCTGCACCACTCCCGAAGCTCTTGGCAAAGATATTAAACAGCAGAGCATTGACTTTGCCCAAAAAATTGCCGGTTAG